A region from the Blautia faecicola genome encodes:
- a CDS encoding HD-GYP domain-containing protein, with protein MQQITATDPLERNEDRFGEFYVVLKLGLKEKSYECVYSHKHAVYEEVKKAESYDEFMKMYVEEYVHADDKDKVLHFLLSDGLTENLVNGCAEKDIIYRRLNDKKEKSYIWMKAKKYVDVNDDTAIVTLHNLKKIYHMMVNMKKELKKREKDLTDHYWNMVSLLSTVLDHNNLVESVQQDNMIFFTKQIYQQLQKDYPEYGIADEEIEAVSHLAPIHDIGKISVPMEILNKKGKLSTEEMDVVKHHPLTGAEMTRRFPKGFTTEVLNEFSYEICRHHHERYDGSGYPDGLIGDEIPLCAQVVGLADAYDALISVRPYKRKMTHEEAVQMIINGECGAFSDSLLHCFQKVAMREEWVLKAI; from the coding sequence ATGCAACAAATAACAGCGACTGATCCACTTGAGAGAAATGAAGATCGTTTTGGAGAATTTTATGTGGTTTTAAAACTAGGTCTCAAAGAAAAAAGTTATGAATGTGTTTATTCACATAAACATGCTGTATATGAAGAAGTAAAAAAGGCTGAAAGCTACGACGAATTTATGAAAATGTACGTAGAAGAATACGTCCATGCAGATGATAAGGACAAAGTACTGCACTTTTTATTGAGTGATGGACTGACAGAAAATCTTGTCAATGGTTGTGCTGAAAAAGACATCATATATCGCAGGCTAAATGATAAAAAGGAAAAATCGTACATATGGATGAAAGCAAAGAAGTATGTGGATGTCAATGACGATACTGCGATTGTTACTTTACATAATCTTAAAAAAATTTATCATATGATGGTAAATATGAAAAAAGAATTAAAAAAAAGGGAAAAAGATCTGACGGACCATTACTGGAATATGGTGTCGTTATTATCGACCGTACTTGATCATAACAACCTAGTGGAAAGTGTTCAGCAAGATAATATGATCTTTTTCACAAAGCAGATATACCAACAGCTCCAGAAAGATTATCCGGAATATGGTATTGCTGATGAAGAAATCGAAGCAGTGTCACATTTAGCTCCTATCCATGATATTGGGAAAATAAGTGTTCCAATGGAAATTTTAAATAAAAAAGGAAAGCTATCAACGGAGGAAATGGATGTAGTAAAACATCATCCTCTGACAGGAGCAGAAATGACTAGAAGATTTCCTAAAGGTTTTACAACAGAGGTATTGAATGAATTTAGCTATGAAATTTGCAGACATCATCATGAACGATATGACGGTTCGGGGTATCCGGACGGCCTGATAGGAGATGAAATTCCCTTATGTGCACAGGTGGTAGGCCTTGCAGATGCATATGACGCTTTGATCAGTGTCCGCCCGTATAAAAGAAAAATGACACATGAAGAAGCTGTTCAGATGATCATCAATGGCGAATGCGGAGCATTCTCAGATTCATTACTACATTGCTTTCAAAAAGTAGCGATGCGGGAAGAATGGGTCTTGAAGGCAATCTAA